The following DNA comes from Hyphomicrobiales bacterium.
GACGGTGAGGAAGGACATTTCCTCGGCGACACCGAGCCGTACGACACCGTCGTGCTCGATATCGGCTTGCCAAAGATGGATGGGATCAGCGTCCTCGAACAGTGGCGGCGCGACGGGCGCACCATGCCTGTTCTCATTCTGACTGCGCGCGACCGGTGGAGCGACAAGGTCGCCGGCATCGACGCCGGCGCCGACGACTATGTCGCAAAGCCCTTTCACATTGAGGAAGTGCTCGCCCGGATCCGCGCGCTGGTGCGTCGTGCGGCGGGGCACGCATCGGCCGAAATCGAGTGCGGGCCTGTCCGTCTCGACACCCGCACCGGCCGCGTGGCGGTTGACGGCAACCCGCTGAAACTGACCTCCCACGAATACCGGCTGCTTGCCTATCTCATGCATCATCGCGGCCGCGTGGTCTCACGCACCGAACTTGTCGAGCATCTCTACGACCAGGATTTCGATCGGGATTCCAACACCATTGAAGTGTTCATCGGTCGCCTGCGCAAGAAGCTCGGCGTCGACGTTATCGAGACCATTCGCGGTCTCGGCTATCGGCTGGTGACGCCGGAAGAGCAGGCGTGAGGAACGCCATGGCGCCGACATCGTTTCTTGCGGGCACGCTGCCGGCTTCCGGACGGTTCCGTCGGGGAGTGTGATGTCCGGTCAGCCCCAATCGCTTGCTTTCCGTCTGCTGTTCACGGCCGTGCTCTGGAGCGCGGTGACGCTGGTGCTCGCCGGTCTCTTTATCACGACACTTTATCAACGCTCGGTAGAACGCGCGTTCGACGAGCGTCTCGGTGTGTATTTGAAGGTTCTGATCGGCGAACTGACTTTTGACGCCGATACGTCCGCGGAACTCCCCGATCCCGGCAATCTCGGCGAGCCGCGCTTCGCGCTGCCCTTGTCGGGCTGGTATTGGCTGATATCGCGCGCCGATACCGCTGCCATCGTACTGACGTCGGAGTCTCTGGCCGGCGACACGCTGGCACTCCCGGCACCGAGCGAAGCGGCTGCGACAGGGTCCCGCCCCTGGAAGGGCTATGGCATCGGACCGGGCGGGACCGAATTGCGCATCTTGTCCCGCCGCATCACTTTCCCTGACAACACCGCCTATCTCGTTACGGTTGCCGGCAATGCCGATGATATTCGAAACGAGATTTCGGGCTTCCGCTACAGCGTGGCTGGTGCTCTCGCGCTGCTCGGTATCGGGCTGGTGATCGGCATCATCCTGCAGGTCCGTATCGGCCTGCGGCCGCTCGGGCGGATGCGCGAGGCGCTTGCGGCGATCCGCACCGGATCGAAGGACCGCCTCGATGGGGAATATCCCCGCGATATTGCGCCGCTCGCGAATGAACTGAACGCTCTCATCGAATCCAATCGTCAGGTGGTGGAGCGCGCCCGCACCCATGTCGGCAATCTTGCGCATGCGCTGAAAACGCCATTGAGCGTGATCCTCAACGAATCTCGTGCGCAGAGCGGTCCGCTCGCGAACAAGGTCGTCGAGCAGTCGGAACAGATGCAGGACCAGATCGCACATCATCTTGAACGCGCGCGAATGGCCGCACAGCGGCGTATTATCGGCGCAGTTACTTCCGTCGGGCCGGTCGCGACCCGTCTGGTGCGCGCGATGCAGCGGATTTACGAAACCCGCGGGCTCGATATCCGCATGATTGGCGACGAGAGCCTGCGTTTTGCCGGCGAGCAGCAGGATCTTGAAGAAATGCTCGGCAACCTCCTCGACAATGCCTGCAAATGGGCAAAAGGGGAGGTTGTGGTGTCGCTCCGCGGCGTGACTGAGCGCATCGGCGGCGATCGCGCGATGCTACGCATCGAGGTTGCCGACGATGGTGCCGGACTGACACCCGAACAGCGCCGCGAAGCACTCAAGCGCGGCAAGCGCCTGGACGAAACCGTGCCGGGCTCCGGCCTTGGATTGTCGATCGTTGCCGAACTTGCCGGACTCTATGGCGGGC
Coding sequences within:
- a CDS encoding DNA-binding response regulator, with amino-acid sequence MRILLVEDDPDLNRQMRAALTDAGYAVDVAFDGEEGHFLGDTEPYDTVVLDIGLPKMDGISVLEQWRRDGRTMPVLILTARDRWSDKVAGIDAGADDYVAKPFHIEEVLARIRALVRRAAGHASAEIECGPVRLDTRTGRVAVDGNPLKLTSHEYRLLAYLMHHRGRVVSRTELVEHLYDQDFDRDSNTIEVFIGRLRKKLGVDVIETIRGLGYRLVTPEEQA
- a CDS encoding histidine kinase, encoding MSGQPQSLAFRLLFTAVLWSAVTLVLAGLFITTLYQRSVERAFDERLGVYLKVLIGELTFDADTSAELPDPGNLGEPRFALPLSGWYWLISRADTAAIVLTSESLAGDTLALPAPSEAAATGSRPWKGYGIGPGGTELRILSRRITFPDNTAYLVTVAGNADDIRNEISGFRYSVAGALALLGIGLVIGIILQVRIGLRPLGRMREALAAIRTGSKDRLDGEYPRDIAPLANELNALIESNRQVVERARTHVGNLAHALKTPLSVILNESRAQSGPLANKVVEQSEQMQDQIAHHLERARMAAQRRIIGAVTSVGPVATRLVRAMQRIYETRGLDIRMIGDESLRFAGEQQDLEEMLGNLLDNACKWAKGEVVVSLRGVTERIGGDRAMLRIEVADDGAGLTPEQRREALKRGKRLDETVPGSGLGLSIVAELAGLYGGRLSLEQSELGGLGAVLELPSV